The DNA sequence GGTTAAGGCACTTGGCGGCTCAAAACGCAGATCGCCTTTGCTGAGGTGCGGATCATCCGCCTGAATGTAGGGCGGGTTACTCAGAATCAGATCAAAACGATGGTGAGTATTGCCAAGGGTCTGCAGTGCCCCGTACCAATGACCAAGGCAAAACGACACGCGATTGCCCAGCTTGAGGCGTGCTGCATTCTGCTGAGCAATGTCCAGTGCAGCCTGCGACGCATCGGTCGCTACTACGGTTACATTGGGCTGGCTAGCCGCAATCGCCAGGGCAATTGCACCGGAGCCCGTACCCAAATCAAGCATATTAAGCGAACACTCACTCTCATTTAAAGTATTATTATTGTTGATTAGGCGCTGTAGTTGGTCAAGACCTAGATCGACCAAGAGCTCGGTTTCTGGGCGGGGGATAAGTACCCCTGGCCCTACCATTAACTCGATCACATGAAACCCACGTTTGCCAATCAGGTAGGCAATCGGCTCGCCATCCAGACGGCGTTGCTCTAGCAAAACCCACTCCTTTACAAAGGCATCGCTGAGTTCGGTTTCATCGTGCGTCAGTAAAGCCGACTTGGGTAATTGCAGGTGGATTTCAAGCAAATGGGCCAAGACCATGCGCGCTTCATTTTTGGGAAGTCGGGTTTCGTTCAGCAGGGAACGCAGGGTCGCCATCGGTTCAGATGAATGCCAAAAATTACTAGGGGGGCTTAGCTATCACCAAGGGCGGCGAGTAACTCAGCTTGATGCTCGCTGGCCAGGGCATTGCATAAATCATCAATATCGCCATCCATCATGGCATCAATCTTGTAGAGCGTGAGATTAATGCGGTGATCGGTAATTCGGCCCTGCGGGAAGTTGTAGGTCCGGATGCGGTCACTACGATCACCTGAGCCGATCAGGGATTTGCGGGTTTGCGCTTCCTGCTGATGCTGTTCGCGTTGACGGCCATCCATGATGCGGGAGACCAGGACTTTCATGGCTTGTTCTTTATTGCGGTGTTGGCTGCGGTCGTCTTGGCACTCCACCACGATTCCGGTAGGCAGATGCGTTATGCGCACCGCCGAATCAGTTTTATTGATGTGCTGACCGCCGGCGCCCGAGGCCCTAAAGGTATCAATCCGCAACTCAGCGGGATTGATTTTGACGGCCTCGATTTCATCTGCCTCTGGCATCACTGCCACCGTACATGCCGACGTATGAATGCGCCCCTGGGTTTCAGTTTGAGGAACGCGCTGCACCCGATGCCCCCCAGATTCAAACTTTAGACGGGAATATACCGATGGGCCAACGAGGCGGAGCACCACTTCCTTGTAACCACCGAGATCCGACTCGGCGGAATTCACCACCTCGATTTTCCAGCCTTGGCGTTCCGCAAAGCGGGTATACATGCGCAATAAATCAGCCGCAAATAAGGCGCTCTCATCGCCGCCCGTACCCGCCCGAATTTCCAAGAAGACGTTGCGATCATCGTTTTCATCTTTGGGCAGCAAGGCCTTTTGTAGGCTGGCCTCGAGCTCAACCATCTTCGCCGCAGCCGCCTTTTGCTCCTCATCCGCAAACGCCTTCATCTCCGGATCTGCGCGCATACCTTCGGCCGCCGCCAAATCTGCTTCTGCTTGGCGATATAAACCAAACTGCTCAACAACCGTCGCAATGTCCGAATGCTCGCGCGTTAATTTGCGATAGACGTCCATATCCTTGGTGGACTCTTCAAGCGTTAACAGGGAATTTAATTCAGCCAAGCGAGTATCAAGATGCTCCAGCTTGGCGCGCATGCTGGGTTTCATCTAAAGATCGTTCTTGTCGGATGTGTCGTTGGTGTGTTTACTAGAGTCTTGCTCGGCATGATGATAGGTGTGCGAGTAGGCGCTCGAGTGGGTGGAAAATAATTTAGGTAATAGTTTAATCAAGGAATCCCGTTCAGCGCCATTGGAGTGCTGCAGGGTGTGGAGCGAGCCATGCAAGAACTTATTGGTTAAGCCTTGTGCCATAGCGTTGAGAACGTCTTGAGGATCATCGCCGCGCATCAGGCGTTTCATGGCGCGCTCGAGTTCAATTTGTCGCAGGCGTTCCCCATGTTGCTGAAGGTCCTGAATCAATGGCACAGTATTGCGGCCATTGAGCCAATGCATAAAGTTGCCAACGCGGTCTTCAATAATGGCTTCTGCTTGGCTCACCGCCGCATGCCGCATTGATGTGCCGGTTTGGATCATGACGCCCAAGTCATCAACGGTGTAGAGGTAAATGTCATTTAAGCGAGCGATTTCGGGTTCGCAGTCGCGTGGCACGGCCAGGTCAATCATGACCATGGGCTTGCGCCGCCGTTGCTTGAGAGCGCTCTCGACCATGCCAAGACCAATGATCGGCAAGGAGCTTGCGGTACACGACACAATGATGTCGAACTCATGTAAGCGGCTTGGCAAGTCCGATAGCTTGAATGATTCTGCTTCCACATTTTGCGATGCAATCGCATCGGCTAATTCTTGGCCGCGCTCAATTGTGCGATTGGCAATTGCGACTTGCTTAGGCCGGCGCGCCACAAAGTGAGTGGCGCACAGCGAGATCATGTCGCCCGCGCCAATAAAGAGAACGCGCTGCTCGGCAATTTTTTCAAAGATGCGCTCAGAGAGCCTTACTGCCGCAGCCGCCATGGAAATCGAGTGCGCACCAATCTCGGTTGAGCCCCGCACCTCTTTGGCAACCGCAAAGGTTTTCTGGAAGAGCTGGTTTAAATACGTACCGAGTGCCCCTGCTTGATTGGCGGTACGAACCGCATCTTTCATTTGCCCGAGGATTTGGGTTTCACCAAGGACCATGGAATCCAGGCCGCAAGCGACTCGAAATGCATGGCGCACGGCATCGGACTGGGGCAGGGAATAAATGTGGGGCTCTAAACTACTGGGAGCCAGTTGCTGGCTTTTGGCTAGCCAATCAAAGGTAGCGCTGTGCAAGAGGGTGGCGGAGTCGGCATCGTTCGCTGCGCAATACAGTTCAGTTCGATTACACGTCGACAAAATGGTTGCTTCAGGCAGGCCCGACTGACTGACGCCGCTGAGGTGCTGGCGCAAGTCATGCAACGCTTCTTGCAGGTATTCAGGGTCAAAGGCGACTTTTTCCCGAACGTCCACTGGCGCTGTGTGATGATTGATGCCGAGGGTCAACAGCTTCATAGGCCCTAATTATAGGTTTGATGGCGTTTTAATGGGGATGCGCATGGGGTTTTTGGCTTTTCTACTGATTGGGTCGGCTGTTGGGTGGTCGGCGTATTACTTTTACCCTGGCCGCTCACGCCAAAAAACAGGACTATTGGGGATCTGCGGCCTTTTCTTGGCGGGCTTTCTGGGCGCTGCTGCCGGATCGTATGGGGGGCAGGCCTTAGGGCTATTTCAATCGGGTCAGATTGCGGAGTGGCTAACTGCCATCGGGTCAGCCTGGCTCGCCGGCTTGCTATTAACGCTTATCCGCAAATAAGCCGCTTTGCCTCAGTTGCTGCTGGGGATCAATCCAGCGAATGGGCCTCTTGCCGTGGGCAATCAACCAATCATTGGTTTTAGTGAAATGGCCGCAGCTTGCATTGGGCTGCTCACCCGTGCGCTGCTGAATTAAAAAAGGCTGCGCTGTTTTATAAACTCCCAAGCCCGAGGGGTGTGAGGCTTGCAATATCAGATGGCTTGGTTCCTCTGAATTAAGTATTCCATGCTCAATCAAGGGTATTTTGGATTGGGCATGCGCTCCCCACAGCAGCCAGACTAAATTGGGTTTTTCGATCGACAACTGACGGATCAGCGCATTGATGCAGTGCTGCCAACCCAGATGAAAGTGGCTGCCAGCCTCCCCTTGTTTGACGCTAAGCGCTGTATTCAAAAGTAAGGCGCCCTGTTTGGCCCAATCGCCTAAGTCGCCGTGCGCCAAGTAACCAAAACCTTCGAGCTCTAACGCTTTGCTGATGTTGCGCAGCGAACTTGGAAAGCTGCGTGAGCCGGGAACAACGGAAGCGGGTATTGAAAATGCCAAGCCTTGAGCTAAGCCTGGCGAGTGGTAAGGGTCTTGCCCAAGAATCACCACTGATACGGCATCTACTGGAGTCAGCGCTAAAGCCCGAAAGAACAGCGGGGGTGGTGGGCAAATGGCATTCCCATCTTCCTCAATTGCCTTATGCACATTAGCTTGTAGCTGCTGCCAATCCGGTGAGGCGAGGTAATCCCCAAGCAGTAATTTCCAGTCGTCTGGTATTAGCGCTTCTACATTGAGCATTGCCACGCCGTGTTCGTAAGAGTTGATTTACTTTGCGGACAATTGGTACTGCATAACGGGGCTGGAGGGTTCCAATACAAATTGGCTTTCATGCTCGCAGTCTTGACGATAAAAACGCAAGCGTGCATTTGTTCCCATTTGTAATTGCGCAAACACCGCATCCAGTCGAATGGGAGTAAGACGTTGACCGTTGATGCTAGAGATCAAATCACCAGGAGCCAAACCAGCACGCTGAGCGATTCCGCCATCCAGCACATTCGTTACCTTGACCCAGCCATTCTGATCGCTGTAGCGCATCGCCCATTGCAATTTCATCTGCTCGAGCAGACTCATTTTTTTATCACTAACCGCAATACCCTGGGCTGTAAGCCACTGAGCCAGCGGTAGGTCATGCGTACCCTCGATGAATCGCGCCTTAAATTGCAGCCAGGGCTTTTTAAAGTCAGGCCCAATCGCAGCCAGTACAATCCGATCAAAACCATCCTCTAGAAGGCCCTCTTGTGTTTTGCCATGCGCAGCCCAAAGCAATTGCATGACGTTATCTAGGGATTTGCGTTGGCGCGTTTGTGCCCGAATGAGTAGATCCAACCCAAGCGCAATTAAAGCGCCTTTGGCGTAATAGCTCACTACGGCATTGGGGGTGTGTTCATCGGCCTGGTAATACTTGGTCCAGGCATCAAAGGAGCTATCCGCGACGCTTTGCTTATGACGACCAGGACCACGCAAAACCATATTCCAATTCTTGGCGACTAAATCGAGGTAGGGCTGCAAGGCAATGCGCTTACTGCGCAGCAATTGCAAGTCATCGTAGTAGCTGGTGAAGCCCTCAAAAAGCCAAAGCAGGCGTGTGTGATTGCGGACTTGCAAATCGTAGGGCTGGAATGCCTTGGGCTGAATGCGCTTCACTAACCAAGCATGAATGTATTCGTGGCTACATAGACCTAAAAATTCGCGATAGCCATCTTCATTCAGAGGGGAGCCTTGTTGCGGCAAGTGATCGCGATTGCACAGCAATGCCGTGCTGTCGGCGTGCTCTAAACCGCCGTAGCCGGATAAAACCGCATTGACTAAAAATAAATACCACTGAAATGGCGCTTGCTTTGTCTTCGGTTCAAATAAATCAATGATGGATTCACAAATAGCAAACAAGTCAGTAGCTAAACGCTGGCGATCGACTTCCTGTAGGCAGCCCTGAATCACCATGCTGTGAGCGGTGCCGCGGGATTTCCAATCAATCGTCTGAAAATGTCCCAGCGCCACCGGATGATCGAGTAGGGCGTCATAGTTGGGTGCGAGGTAAAAACCAAAACCGGCAGAATCTGTCTTTACGCGACTTAAGGTGGTTTGTACCGACCACGTACCGATGGGCGCAATTGCGAGCGCAGTAGGTAAGTGTGTCTGACCTTCCACGGCCAAGCATAGGCTGCTGGGGTTAAAAAAGCCGCGCTCCGAATCCAGATATGCCGTGCGAACTGAAGTATCAAAGGCATACACCGTAGTACGAACTTCAACTACAGAACCTAAATCGACTTGAGGCAACTTCCAGCTATCGTTGTCGATGCGCTCGAGCTGTAGCTCGGTCTCTGTTGTATCCGTAATGGAAAAAGCAGCAATGCTTTCAATGTGCTTACTAAAGTCCCGAATTAAATAACTGCCCGGAATCCAAGCTGGCATCCGTAGCACTTGTCCCGCAGGATTAGGATTGGCGATGCGCAGGGTAACCTCATAGCGATGGCCATCTAAGTCAGCGGCATGGACGGTATATTGAATTGCTGGAATGGCCATAGAAAAAGTCAGTTGAGTTGGTTTATTTCAGCGAAGCAAATTTCTTTTCAATGTCGCTTAACTGCACTGCGCCCGGAAAGCGTGAGCCATCGGTAAAGAAGATGGTGGGTGTGCCGGTGATGCCATAGGACTTAGCCAAGGCTAGGTTCTTATCAATCGGCGTAGTGCACTCGCCTTTGCCGCTGGGTGTGGTGTTATTGATGGTCCAGTCGGCCCATGCTTTTGTGGCATCCGCAGAGCACCAAATTTGCTTGGACTTTTGCACCGAGTCTGCAGACAGAATCGGCAATAAAAAGGTGTATACCGTTACGTTATCTAACTGCTGAAACGTTTTTTCCAGGCGCTTGCAGTAACCGCAATTGGGGTCAGCAAAAACAGCGAGTTGACGACTGCCATTGCCGCGCACCATTTTGACTGCATTGCTTAGGGGCAAATCAGACCAGCGAATCCGATTGAGATCAGCCTGACGCTTTTCAGTAAGATTTTGACCGGAAGCTAATTCAATGACTTCACCCTGAATCAGGTATTTTGCATTGGCATCGGTATAAAAGATTTCACCATTGAGTTGTACTTCAAATAAGCCGGGCACCGGTGAGGCTGACACCCCTTTGATGTTGGCGGTGCTGCCCAGTCGCTTTTGCAACTCCGCCTTAATCTGTTGGGTATTTTGGGCCTGTGCAAGAGGAGCGCTAGCCAATAAGCCAATGACGCTAGCGCAGAATGCTAAGGCGGAAGCGGTATTTCGCAGATTGTTTTTCATTGCACTTCTCCTAAGGCTTCTTTAATTAAATACCGTTTAATCAGATGACTGCGGTTGACTAGGCCCATGCCCCAATTGCGAATGTGTTTCTGGAGAGGGCTCGCGCTCGTAAACAGTTGCTTGAGTCGATCAGTTACCCACAGTATGGCACTGGTATCGCCATGGCGTTCGCGTTCATAGCGGCGTAGCAAGACCGGATCGGTAATTGCTCGAAATGATTCACGTTCGCGCAGGATGCGCAGCAAAGCGGCCACATCACGTAAGCCCAAATTTAATCCTTGCCCAGCTAAGGGGTGAATGACGTGCGCAGCATCCCCAATCAAAATCACCTTGGGCATGAGCTCCGGCCCAATCACGCGCTGCGCGCGGATTTTGCGTAAGGGAAATGAGCCTGGCCTCGAGTGTGGGGTGAGTGTTCCGAGGGCATGCACAATCGCACCATCCTGCAGCATTGCAAACTCTGACTGCCATTGGTTGGTATCGAGCGTAAGGAGTCGGGTGGCATTTTCAGGGGAGGTTGACCACACCATCGACACCTGCTTGCCCGGTAGAGGTAGCATCGCCAGAATGTCGCCGCCTGGTAAAAACCACTGATATGCGGTTTCTAAATGGGCGTTCGTACATACAAAATTGGCGACCACCGCGCGTTGCTCATACGACTTTTCATCGGTTTGGATTTCGAGCATGGAACGCAGGGATGAATTCGCGCCATCGGCTGCAATGACCAAACTGGCTTTAATCTCGATCGGTGATTGCGCGCCATCGACTCGGAGTAAAGCGCCATCGGGCTCAATAAACACATTCTCGAGCGATCCAACAACACACTCCAATTTGGACTGAAAGCGGCAGGCTTGCTCGAGGGTATGCTCCAGTAAATCGGACTCTCCAATCCAGGCAAGCTGGGGAACGCCCGCTTCAAATGCGGAAAGATGCAATCCATCGCTGGGTTCACCGCGGTCGCCATAGATGCGCATATCGCGGACCACTTGGAGGCGGGCATGATCAATCGCATCCCACACTTGTAGGGATTGCAGTAGGGAGCGAGTTCCAGGAGAAATAGCGTAAATGCGTTCAGTCCAGCGATCCCCGCTGGGTTTGGCGGTTTGCTGGTCTAAATCTGGTGCAATTTGGACTACATCAAAACCCTGTTGCGCCAGGCCTAGGGCGCAGGCCTTACCGACAATACCCCCTCCAATGATGGCAATATCGCACTGACGTGTTTTGCCAGAGACCGGTGCGGGCGCCTTGGCTGAAGAAGCGGATTTGGATGAATGGAATGCCATAACCCGATGATATCGAAACAAGCCGAATTACAATGGAGGCATGTCTTTAAAATGCGGCATCGTCGGCCTGCCTAACGTCGGCAAATCTACCCTCTTTAATGCGCTTACCAAAGCTGGAATCGCGGCAGAAAACTATCCGTTCTGCACGATTGAGCCCAATGTAGGCGTAGTCGAGGTTCCTGACCCC is a window from the Polynucleobacter difficilis genome containing:
- the prmC gene encoding peptide chain release factor N(5)-glutamine methyltransferase, translated to MATLRSLLNETRLPKNEARMVLAHLLEIHLQLPKSALLTHDETELSDAFVKEWVLLEQRRLDGEPIAYLIGKRGFHVIELMVGPGVLIPRPETELLVDLGLDQLQRLINNNNTLNESECSLNMLDLGTGSGAIALAIAASQPNVTVVATDASQAALDIAQQNAARLKLGNRVSFCLGHWYGALQTLGNTHHRFDLILSNPPYIQADDPHLSKGDLRFEPPSALTDFGSGLTCLSTIIDGAIAHLKPGGLLAVEHGFDQSPAVLERLALAGFEDIKPHRDLAGHWRVASGRKAI
- the prfA gene encoding peptide chain release factor 1 translates to MKPSMRAKLEHLDTRLAELNSLLTLEESTKDMDVYRKLTREHSDIATVVEQFGLYRQAEADLAAAEGMRADPEMKAFADEEQKAAAAKMVELEASLQKALLPKDENDDRNVFLEIRAGTGGDESALFAADLLRMYTRFAERQGWKIEVVNSAESDLGGYKEVVLRLVGPSVYSRLKFESGGHRVQRVPQTETQGRIHTSACTVAVMPEADEIEAVKINPAELRIDTFRASGAGGQHINKTDSAVRITHLPTGIVVECQDDRSQHRNKEQAMKVLVSRIMDGRQREQHQQEAQTRKSLIGSGDRSDRIRTYNFPQGRITDHRINLTLYKIDAMMDGDIDDLCNALASEHQAELLAALGDS
- the hemA gene encoding glutamyl-tRNA reductase, whose amino-acid sequence is MKLLTLGINHHTAPVDVREKVAFDPEYLQEALHDLRQHLSGVSQSGLPEATILSTCNRTELYCAANDADSATLLHSATFDWLAKSQQLAPSSLEPHIYSLPQSDAVRHAFRVACGLDSMVLGETQILGQMKDAVRTANQAGALGTYLNQLFQKTFAVAKEVRGSTEIGAHSISMAAAAVRLSERIFEKIAEQRVLFIGAGDMISLCATHFVARRPKQVAIANRTIERGQELADAIASQNVEAESFKLSDLPSRLHEFDIIVSCTASSLPIIGLGMVESALKQRRRKPMVMIDLAVPRDCEPEIARLNDIYLYTVDDLGVMIQTGTSMRHAAVSQAEAIIEDRVGNFMHWLNGRNTVPLIQDLQQHGERLRQIELERAMKRLMRGDDPQDVLNAMAQGLTNKFLHGSLHTLQHSNGAERDSLIKLLPKLFSTHSSAYSHTYHHAEQDSSKHTNDTSDKNDL
- a CDS encoding uracil-DNA glycosylase, with product MLNVEALIPDDWKLLLGDYLASPDWQQLQANVHKAIEEDGNAICPPPPLFFRALALTPVDAVSVVILGQDPYHSPGLAQGLAFSIPASVVPGSRSFPSSLRNISKALELEGFGYLAHGDLGDWAKQGALLLNTALSVKQGEAGSHFHLGWQHCINALIRQLSIEKPNLVWLLWGAHAQSKIPLIEHGILNSEEPSHLILQASHPSGLGVYKTAQPFLIQQRTGEQPNASCGHFTKTNDWLIAHGKRPIRWIDPQQQLRQSGLFADKR
- a CDS encoding M61 family metallopeptidase codes for the protein MAIPAIQYTVHAADLDGHRYEVTLRIANPNPAGQVLRMPAWIPGSYLIRDFSKHIESIAAFSITDTTETELQLERIDNDSWKLPQVDLGSVVEVRTTVYAFDTSVRTAYLDSERGFFNPSSLCLAVEGQTHLPTALAIAPIGTWSVQTTLSRVKTDSAGFGFYLAPNYDALLDHPVALGHFQTIDWKSRGTAHSMVIQGCLQEVDRQRLATDLFAICESIIDLFEPKTKQAPFQWYLFLVNAVLSGYGGLEHADSTALLCNRDHLPQQGSPLNEDGYREFLGLCSHEYIHAWLVKRIQPKAFQPYDLQVRNHTRLLWLFEGFTSYYDDLQLLRSKRIALQPYLDLVAKNWNMVLRGPGRHKQSVADSSFDAWTKYYQADEHTPNAVVSYYAKGALIALGLDLLIRAQTRQRKSLDNVMQLLWAAHGKTQEGLLEDGFDRIVLAAIGPDFKKPWLQFKARFIEGTHDLPLAQWLTAQGIAVSDKKMSLLEQMKLQWAMRYSDQNGWVKVTNVLDGGIAQRAGLAPGDLISSINGQRLTPIRLDAVFAQLQMGTNARLRFYRQDCEHESQFVLEPSSPVMQYQLSAK
- a CDS encoding DsbC family protein; this translates as MKNNLRNTASALAFCASVIGLLASAPLAQAQNTQQIKAELQKRLGSTANIKGVSASPVPGLFEVQLNGEIFYTDANAKYLIQGEVIELASGQNLTEKRQADLNRIRWSDLPLSNAVKMVRGNGSRQLAVFADPNCGYCKRLEKTFQQLDNVTVYTFLLPILSADSVQKSKQIWCSADATKAWADWTINNTTPSGKGECTTPIDKNLALAKSYGITGTPTIFFTDGSRFPGAVQLSDIEKKFASLK
- a CDS encoding FAD-dependent monooxygenase; its protein translation is MAFHSSKSASSAKAPAPVSGKTRQCDIAIIGGGIVGKACALGLAQQGFDVVQIAPDLDQQTAKPSGDRWTERIYAISPGTRSLLQSLQVWDAIDHARLQVVRDMRIYGDRGEPSDGLHLSAFEAGVPQLAWIGESDLLEHTLEQACRFQSKLECVVGSLENVFIEPDGALLRVDGAQSPIEIKASLVIAADGANSSLRSMLEIQTDEKSYEQRAVVANFVCTNAHLETAYQWFLPGGDILAMLPLPGKQVSMVWSTSPENATRLLTLDTNQWQSEFAMLQDGAIVHALGTLTPHSRPGSFPLRKIRAQRVIGPELMPKVILIGDAAHVIHPLAGQGLNLGLRDVAALLRILRERESFRAITDPVLLRRYERERHGDTSAILWVTDRLKQLFTSASPLQKHIRNWGMGLVNRSHLIKRYLIKEALGEVQ